Proteins found in one Oncorhynchus keta strain PuntledgeMale-10-30-2019 chromosome 2, Oket_V2, whole genome shotgun sequence genomic segment:
- the LOC118360764 gene encoding nuclear envelope phosphatase-regulatory subunit 1 isoform X3, which produces MNSLEQAEGSQHDLKAFERRLTEYVSCLQPATGRWRMVSVCTATGAWNWLIDPDTQKVSFFSSLWNHPFFTISCITLIALFFAGIHKRVVAPSIIAARCRTVLAEYNMSCDDTGKLILKPRPHIQ; this is translated from the exons ATGAATTCCTTGGAACAGGCCGAAGGTAGTCAACATG ATCTAAAAGCTTTTGAGAGAAGATTAACAGAATACGTCTCCTGTTTGCAACCTGCAACTGGGAGGTGGCGAA TGGTCTCTGTTTGTACTGCAACTGGAGCCTGGAACTGGTTGATAGACCCTGACACACAGAAG GTGTCTTTCTTCTCATCGTTGTGGAACCATCCGTTCTTCACCATCAGCTGCATCACTTTGATCGCTCTGTTCTTTGCTGGAATACACAAGCGAGTCGTTGCACCATCAAT TATTGCAGCTCGCTGTCGGACAGTTTTAGCGGAATACAACATGTCCTGCGATGAT ACGGGGAAACTAATTCTCAAACCACGGCCACACATCCAATAA
- the LOC118360764 gene encoding nuclear envelope phosphatase-regulatory subunit 1 isoform X4 codes for MNSLEQAEDLKAFERRLTEYVSCLQPATGRWRMVSVCTATGAWNWLIDPDTQKVSFFSSLWNHPFFTISCITLIALFFAGIHKRVVAPSIIAARCRTVLAEYNMSCDDTGKLILKPRPHIQ; via the exons ATGAATTCCTTGGAACAGGCCGAAG ATCTAAAAGCTTTTGAGAGAAGATTAACAGAATACGTCTCCTGTTTGCAACCTGCAACTGGGAGGTGGCGAA TGGTCTCTGTTTGTACTGCAACTGGAGCCTGGAACTGGTTGATAGACCCTGACACACAGAAG GTGTCTTTCTTCTCATCGTTGTGGAACCATCCGTTCTTCACCATCAGCTGCATCACTTTGATCGCTCTGTTCTTTGCTGGAATACACAAGCGAGTCGTTGCACCATCAAT TATTGCAGCTCGCTGTCGGACAGTTTTAGCGGAATACAACATGTCCTGCGATGAT ACGGGGAAACTAATTCTCAAACCACGGCCACACATCCAATAA
- the LOC118360764 gene encoding nuclear envelope phosphatase-regulatory subunit 1 isoform X5 — protein sequence MNSLEQAEGSQHDLKAFERRLTEYVSCLQPATGRWRTWNWLIDPDTQKVSFFSSLWNHPFFTISCITLIALFFAGIHKRVVAPSIIAARCRTVLAEYNMSCDDTGKLILKPRPHIQ from the exons ATGAATTCCTTGGAACAGGCCGAAGGTAGTCAACATG ATCTAAAAGCTTTTGAGAGAAGATTAACAGAATACGTCTCCTGTTTGCAACCTGCAACTGGGAGGTGGCGAA CCTGGAACTGGTTGATAGACCCTGACACACAGAAG GTGTCTTTCTTCTCATCGTTGTGGAACCATCCGTTCTTCACCATCAGCTGCATCACTTTGATCGCTCTGTTCTTTGCTGGAATACACAAGCGAGTCGTTGCACCATCAAT TATTGCAGCTCGCTGTCGGACAGTTTTAGCGGAATACAACATGTCCTGCGATGAT ACGGGGAAACTAATTCTCAAACCACGGCCACACATCCAATAA
- the LOC118360764 gene encoding nuclear envelope phosphatase-regulatory subunit 1 isoform X1, whose translation MNSLEQAEGSQHDLKAFERRLTEYVSCLQPATGRWRMILIVVSVCTATGAWNWLIDPDTQKVSFFSSLWNHPFFTISCITLIALFFAGIHKRVVAPSIIAARCRTVLAEYNMSCDDTGKLILKPRPHIQ comes from the exons ATGAATTCCTTGGAACAGGCCGAAGGTAGTCAACATG ATCTAAAAGCTTTTGAGAGAAGATTAACAGAATACGTCTCCTGTTTGCAACCTGCAACTGGGAGGTGGCGAA TGATTCTAATAGTGGTCTCTGTTTGTACTGCAACTGGAGCCTGGAACTGGTTGATAGACCCTGACACACAGAAG GTGTCTTTCTTCTCATCGTTGTGGAACCATCCGTTCTTCACCATCAGCTGCATCACTTTGATCGCTCTGTTCTTTGCTGGAATACACAAGCGAGTCGTTGCACCATCAAT TATTGCAGCTCGCTGTCGGACAGTTTTAGCGGAATACAACATGTCCTGCGATGAT ACGGGGAAACTAATTCTCAAACCACGGCCACACATCCAATAA
- the LOC118360764 gene encoding nuclear envelope phosphatase-regulatory subunit 1 isoform X2 → MNSLEQAEDLKAFERRLTEYVSCLQPATGRWRMILIVVSVCTATGAWNWLIDPDTQKVSFFSSLWNHPFFTISCITLIALFFAGIHKRVVAPSIIAARCRTVLAEYNMSCDDTGKLILKPRPHIQ, encoded by the exons ATGAATTCCTTGGAACAGGCCGAAG ATCTAAAAGCTTTTGAGAGAAGATTAACAGAATACGTCTCCTGTTTGCAACCTGCAACTGGGAGGTGGCGAA TGATTCTAATAGTGGTCTCTGTTTGTACTGCAACTGGAGCCTGGAACTGGTTGATAGACCCTGACACACAGAAG GTGTCTTTCTTCTCATCGTTGTGGAACCATCCGTTCTTCACCATCAGCTGCATCACTTTGATCGCTCTGTTCTTTGCTGGAATACACAAGCGAGTCGTTGCACCATCAAT TATTGCAGCTCGCTGTCGGACAGTTTTAGCGGAATACAACATGTCCTGCGATGAT ACGGGGAAACTAATTCTCAAACCACGGCCACACATCCAATAA
- the LOC118360764 gene encoding nuclear envelope phosphatase-regulatory subunit 1 isoform X6, producing the protein MNSLEQAEDLKAFERRLTEYVSCLQPATGRWRTWNWLIDPDTQKVSFFSSLWNHPFFTISCITLIALFFAGIHKRVVAPSIIAARCRTVLAEYNMSCDDTGKLILKPRPHIQ; encoded by the exons ATGAATTCCTTGGAACAGGCCGAAG ATCTAAAAGCTTTTGAGAGAAGATTAACAGAATACGTCTCCTGTTTGCAACCTGCAACTGGGAGGTGGCGAA CCTGGAACTGGTTGATAGACCCTGACACACAGAAG GTGTCTTTCTTCTCATCGTTGTGGAACCATCCGTTCTTCACCATCAGCTGCATCACTTTGATCGCTCTGTTCTTTGCTGGAATACACAAGCGAGTCGTTGCACCATCAAT TATTGCAGCTCGCTGTCGGACAGTTTTAGCGGAATACAACATGTCCTGCGATGAT ACGGGGAAACTAATTCTCAAACCACGGCCACACATCCAATAA